The Opitutaceae bacterium genome has a window encoding:
- the argB gene encoding acetylglutamate kinase, with protein MNVSEVTAKAKVLLEALPYIQDFRGSTFVVKYGGSFMDDPDPIARNRVAYDIAFLAAVGINVVVVHGGGKAITKAMAESGLKTEFRNGMRVTDEATVAIVKKTLDEIVNKDVCDAVAQAKGKPKGLPGDSVLVCQKLTHDDDGNEVDLGYVGDVTEVKVKLIKKEIAEGNIPIISPIAEGLDGKFYNINADLAAGRVASALHARRLVYMSDVPGLLSAPPDPESLISTLKISQVDELKKKGVIDKGMRPKVGSAIRALQEGVQRVHFIDGRLPHSLLLEIFTDKGIGTEIVHG; from the coding sequence ATGAACGTTTCAGAAGTCACCGCCAAGGCGAAGGTCCTCCTCGAGGCCCTCCCTTATATCCAGGATTTTCGAGGCTCCACCTTCGTCGTCAAATACGGCGGAAGTTTCATGGATGACCCGGATCCGATCGCGCGCAATCGCGTCGCCTATGACATCGCGTTCCTCGCCGCAGTGGGAATAAATGTCGTTGTCGTCCACGGTGGCGGCAAGGCCATCACCAAGGCGATGGCCGAATCGGGCCTCAAGACCGAGTTCCGAAATGGCATGCGAGTCACCGACGAGGCGACCGTGGCCATCGTGAAGAAGACGCTCGACGAGATCGTGAACAAGGACGTGTGCGACGCAGTTGCTCAGGCAAAGGGCAAACCCAAGGGCCTGCCCGGCGACAGCGTGCTCGTCTGCCAAAAACTCACCCACGACGATGATGGCAACGAGGTCGATCTTGGCTACGTCGGAGACGTGACCGAGGTGAAGGTGAAGCTCATCAAAAAGGAGATCGCCGAGGGCAATATCCCGATCATCTCGCCGATCGCGGAAGGTCTCGACGGCAAGTTTTACAACATCAACGCCGATTTGGCCGCAGGCCGGGTCGCGAGCGCCCTCCATGCGCGTCGCCTCGTGTACATGAGCGACGTACCGGGCCTGCTTTCGGCGCCGCCTGACCCGGAATCCCTGATCTCTACCTTGAAGATCAGCCAGGTGGATGAACTGAAAAAGAAAGGTGTCATCGACAAGGGAATGCGCCCCAAGGTCGGAAGTGCCATTCGCGCCCTTCAGGAGGGCGTGCAGCGTGTTCACTTTATCGACGGCCGCCTCCCCCACAGCCTGCTTCTGGAGATCTTCACCGACAAGGGCATCGGCACCGAAATCGTCCACGGGTGA
- a CDS encoding aspartate aminotransferase family protein — protein MEQAITRTQTAELYDAYVMKNYARAPLTLVRGRGTEVWDDTGKRYLDFTSGIAVSALGHCHPTWVAAVQKQAGELIHVSNLFRNPQQGELARQLVRYAGPGRVLFCNSGAEANEGLLKLARLHGIRKSGEEGKCTKVIVAKNAFHGRTFGGMSATPQEKIQKGFRPLLSGFAVAELNNLQSFVDLVDDSTAAIFIETIQGEGGIHPATAEFLVGLRKLCTEKNVLLMLDEVQCGIGRTGTFFAFEHAGIRPDAIGMAKGLGGGYPIGAFWVSEPHADLFQPGMHGTTFGGTPLACAAALAVLQVIEQELLLDRVTAQSVAWRAALQALAIEFPQRIAAIRGQGYLIGLQVVGEPAPIQAALRENGLLVPVAGSNVVRLLPPLNASVSELEESISILRKVLAA, from the coding sequence ATGGAACAAGCCATTACCCGCACGCAGACAGCCGAGCTATACGACGCGTATGTGATGAAGAACTACGCACGTGCCCCGCTCACTCTTGTGCGAGGACGCGGCACCGAGGTCTGGGACGACACCGGGAAACGGTACCTGGACTTTACTTCCGGCATCGCCGTCAGCGCGCTTGGCCACTGCCACCCTACATGGGTGGCGGCCGTGCAAAAGCAGGCCGGCGAGCTCATTCACGTCAGCAACCTGTTTCGGAATCCGCAACAGGGCGAGCTGGCGCGGCAGCTGGTGCGCTATGCCGGCCCCGGCCGGGTACTCTTCTGCAACAGCGGCGCGGAAGCCAATGAAGGTCTCCTGAAGCTGGCGCGCCTTCACGGCATCCGGAAATCCGGGGAGGAAGGCAAGTGCACGAAGGTGATCGTCGCGAAAAACGCCTTTCACGGTCGTACGTTCGGCGGCATGAGCGCGACGCCACAAGAGAAGATCCAAAAGGGCTTCCGCCCCCTCCTGTCCGGTTTTGCCGTGGCCGAGCTCAACAACCTCCAGAGCTTCGTCGACCTCGTCGACGACTCCACGGCGGCGATTTTCATCGAGACCATCCAAGGCGAGGGCGGCATTCACCCCGCGACCGCCGAGTTTCTCGTTGGGTTGCGCAAGCTGTGCACCGAAAAGAATGTGCTGCTCATGCTCGACGAGGTGCAGTGCGGCATTGGTCGCACGGGCACCTTCTTTGCGTTCGAGCATGCCGGGATTCGGCCGGACGCGATCGGCATGGCCAAAGGCCTCGGTGGCGGCTACCCGATCGGCGCGTTCTGGGTGAGCGAGCCCCACGCGGATCTTTTCCAACCGGGAATGCACGGAACCACTTTCGGTGGCACCCCGTTGGCCTGCGCAGCTGCGTTGGCCGTCCTTCAGGTGATTGAGCAGGAATTGTTGCTCGACCGCGTGACCGCGCAAAGCGTGGCTTGGCGTGCCGCACTTCAGGCACTCGCCATAGAGTTCCCCCAAAGAATCGCCGCGATCCGCGGCCAAGGCTACCTCATCGGCCTCCAAGTCGTCGGGGAACCCGCGCCAATTCAGGCCGCACTGCGCGAAAACGGACTGCTGGTGCCCGTTGCCGGCAGCAACGTGGTCCGACTCTTGCCACCGCTCAACGCATCCGTTTCGGAACTGGAGGAGTCAATTTCGATCCTCCGCAAGGTGTTGGCGGCCTAA
- the argF gene encoding ornithine carbamoyltransferase has protein sequence MRHFIQETDFKPREIAGLFELAREYKKRRGKALDVLKGQTWAMVFSKSSTRTRVSFEVGIHELGGNPLFLNKNDIQLGRGESIEDTARVMSRYVHGLVVRTYAHQDVERLAAAGAVPVINALTDFLHPCQIYADAFTLAEYWGGKGDLFPALKGRKIAFLGDAACNVANSWVVGANLFGMKIALAGPKGFAPSPAIEKILETTGSSGGYQFTTDPYEAVHGADVVYTDVWVSMGKEEETRKRVSRLAPYQVTGTLFKSAKKDAVFMHCLPAHPGEEVTQDVLDSPRSIIFDQAENRLHMQKAIMTALAKAAAKKR, from the coding sequence ATGAGACACTTCATCCAAGAAACCGACTTCAAGCCACGGGAAATTGCCGGGCTGTTCGAGCTTGCGCGCGAATACAAGAAGCGGCGAGGCAAAGCCTTGGACGTGCTCAAAGGCCAGACCTGGGCCATGGTTTTCTCGAAGTCGAGCACCCGGACGCGTGTCAGCTTCGAGGTTGGGATCCATGAGTTGGGCGGCAACCCGCTTTTCCTGAACAAGAACGACATCCAGCTCGGTCGGGGAGAATCGATCGAGGACACGGCACGTGTGATGTCACGTTATGTGCATGGCTTGGTGGTGAGAACCTATGCCCACCAGGATGTCGAGCGGCTTGCGGCTGCCGGCGCAGTTCCAGTGATCAATGCGCTCACTGACTTTCTGCACCCCTGCCAGATTTATGCGGATGCATTCACCCTCGCCGAATATTGGGGAGGCAAGGGCGACCTGTTCCCCGCCCTCAAGGGTCGAAAGATCGCATTCCTCGGAGATGCCGCGTGCAATGTGGCGAATTCCTGGGTCGTGGGAGCAAATCTGTTCGGCATGAAGATCGCCCTCGCGGGTCCGAAAGGCTTCGCACCGAGTCCTGCGATCGAGAAGATACTCGAAACCACCGGAAGCAGCGGTGGCTATCAGTTTACCACCGACCCGTACGAGGCGGTGCATGGCGCCGACGTTGTGTATACCGACGTATGGGTCAGCATGGGTAAAGAAGAAGAGACGAGGAAGCGCGTAAGTCGCCTCGCGCCGTACCAAGTCACCGGCACACTTTTCAAGTCCGCCAAGAAAGACGCGGTGTTCATGCATTGCCTGCCTGCCCATCCAGGCGAGGAAGTGACCCAGGATGTCCTGGACAGCCCGCGGTCGATCATTTTTGACCAGGCGGAGAATCGACTTCACATGCAAAAAGCGATCATGACCGCGCTTGCCAAGGCCGCGGCCAAGAAGCGCTAA
- a CDS encoding mucoidy inhibitor MuiA family protein, which produces MKSLSSLLVAFFVALSSAPGAAIENSRLAAATVFTDRARVEREAMLDLPAGESEWTWERLPASLLDDSVRVSGAGESAVTILDATVRSSHVAAATDPRVSELEAAIEKEKGVQLELAEKSENLEKQRLLLQGIEQSVTTPVAAKDGVATRLAPEDWQRLLSFSEEQREKFSQRELALKEEKTKSEARLAALRAQLMELKGRLTGDRVFKTIAVRLNSAAAGKVQLRLAYTVDGASWQPRYDVRLNSKTRQVDVGYLGIVRQTTGEDWKGVALTLSTARPGLGGAAPELSPWWVQVVRPRPMAANASDETNELTPFSIDSARDRGYAAKSTLAGSRVQMQEASAPVALVSSQATSASFRIAAPATVLSDNSAQRVSIAQIQVPAELLYQAAPKLQETAFLTGTVTNSSEYPLLAGAANVFLDDAFVATSFLRTVMPKEKFDLSLGADEGILIKRRVVARFEEDTGLTSKGRRVTYEFVTTVTNQKATTEKVVVREAVPLSQDEKIAVKLATPSEREIGTAEKPREIMREADGKLAWTFTLKPGEKRELPLKFSIEWPADADVVGIE; this is translated from the coding sequence ATGAAATCTCTCTCTTCCCTGCTCGTCGCGTTCTTTGTCGCCTTGTCCAGCGCCCCTGGCGCCGCCATTGAAAATTCTCGTCTGGCAGCCGCCACTGTCTTCACGGATCGCGCCCGCGTGGAGCGCGAGGCAATGCTCGATCTCCCCGCAGGCGAGAGCGAATGGACGTGGGAACGACTCCCCGCCTCTCTGCTCGATGACAGTGTGCGAGTCTCCGGCGCGGGAGAGAGCGCGGTCACCATTCTCGACGCGACGGTGCGCTCTTCGCATGTCGCCGCCGCCACAGACCCCAGGGTAAGCGAGCTTGAAGCGGCGATCGAAAAAGAGAAGGGCGTACAACTGGAACTCGCCGAGAAATCGGAGAATCTGGAGAAACAACGGCTGCTCCTTCAGGGCATCGAGCAATCCGTGACCACGCCGGTGGCAGCGAAGGACGGCGTTGCCACGCGGTTGGCACCCGAGGACTGGCAACGTCTCCTCAGCTTCAGCGAAGAACAGCGGGAAAAGTTCTCCCAGCGGGAACTGGCGCTGAAGGAGGAGAAAACCAAGTCGGAGGCGCGCCTCGCAGCCCTTCGGGCGCAATTGATGGAATTGAAGGGACGCCTCACGGGCGACCGAGTGTTCAAGACCATTGCCGTTCGGCTCAACTCGGCGGCAGCTGGAAAGGTCCAGTTGCGCCTCGCCTACACAGTCGACGGCGCCTCCTGGCAGCCCCGTTATGACGTGCGTTTGAATTCCAAAACCCGCCAGGTGGATGTGGGCTACCTCGGGATCGTGCGGCAGACTACCGGTGAGGATTGGAAAGGGGTGGCGCTCACGTTGTCCACAGCGCGGCCGGGTCTAGGAGGTGCCGCACCTGAGCTTTCGCCCTGGTGGGTGCAGGTGGTGCGACCGAGGCCGATGGCTGCAAACGCCTCTGATGAGACGAATGAACTGACTCCTTTCAGTATCGATAGCGCCAGGGATCGGGGCTATGCAGCCAAGTCGACGCTGGCTGGGTCGAGGGTGCAGATGCAGGAGGCCTCCGCTCCCGTGGCCCTCGTTTCCTCCCAGGCGACCAGCGCGTCCTTTCGCATCGCCGCACCAGCGACCGTGCTGAGCGACAACAGCGCCCAGCGTGTATCCATTGCACAGATACAAGTGCCGGCCGAACTCCTCTACCAGGCCGCGCCGAAGCTGCAGGAAACGGCCTTCCTCACCGGCACCGTGACGAACAGCTCCGAGTACCCGCTGCTGGCAGGTGCGGCCAACGTGTTCCTCGATGATGCGTTTGTGGCGACCAGTTTTCTGCGCACCGTCATGCCGAAGGAGAAGTTTGACCTGTCCCTCGGCGCCGACGAGGGCATCTTGATCAAGCGGCGCGTTGTCGCGCGCTTTGAGGAGGACACAGGCCTCACCAGCAAGGGCCGCCGCGTGACGTACGAATTTGTCACGACCGTCACGAATCAAAAGGCAACCACGGAGAAGGTGGTGGTGCGCGAGGCCGTGCCGCTCTCCCAGGACGAGAAAATCGCCGTCAAGCTTGCCACCCCGTCGGAGCGCGAGATCGGAACCGCTGAAAAGCCACGCGAGATCATGCGCGAAGCCGATGGGAAGCTCGCCTGGACCTTCACGTTGAAACCCGGCGAGAAGCGCGAGCTCCCCCTCAAGTTCAGCATCGAATGGCCGGCAGATGCCGACGTCGTCGGAATCGAGTAA
- a CDS encoding peroxiredoxin, whose product MLFSKADALNVGDPAPRLTVTTETGKPLDLGEVYSKGYTLIYFYPKANTSGCTAQGCSLRDAYEVLTKRGVTVIGSSTDTPEAQRAFKEEYRFPFTLVADTDKALMKAFGQTGIMGFSTRQAFLIDPQGKVVWRDTSASTKEQANDVLKALDSLGAKG is encoded by the coding sequence ATGCTCTTCTCAAAGGCAGATGCCCTGAACGTCGGCGATCCGGCCCCTCGCCTCACCGTCACCACTGAGACCGGCAAGCCGTTGGACCTGGGTGAGGTTTACTCGAAAGGCTATACCCTCATCTATTTTTACCCAAAGGCGAATACCTCTGGCTGCACCGCCCAGGGCTGCTCCCTCCGCGACGCCTACGAAGTCCTCACCAAGCGCGGGGTCACGGTGATCGGCTCGAGCACGGACACGCCGGAGGCGCAGCGGGCATTTAAGGAAGAGTACCGCTTCCCCTTCACGCTGGTGGCTGACACGGACAAAGCCCTCATGAAGGCGTTTGGCCAGACGGGCATCATGGGATTCTCGACCCGCCAGGCCTTCCTGATCGATCCGCAGGGCAAAGTCGTCTGGAGGGATACGAGCGCTTCGACCAAGGAGCAGGCAAATGACGTGCTGAAGGCTTTGGATTCACTGGGAGCGAAAGGCTGA
- a CDS encoding carbon starvation CstA family protein, with amino-acid sequence MPLPKTFRILGWSLVALIGAAATGVAALARGEPVNALWLVVASVCVFAIAYRFHSAWLVAKVLTVDETRATPAMRQEDGKDYVRTHRWVVFGHHFAAIAGPGPLVGPVLAAQFGYLPGLLWILIGATLGGAVHDSIILFCSTRRGGKSLGQMIRDEIGPFAGGLALISIVSIMVILLAVLALVVVKALAESPWGLFTIAMTMPIALLMGLALRHWCPGRVGAVSVAGLIALLASVAAGPHLPDIQLGGHSLAEWLTLKKTTLAWWVMGYGLLASVLPVWLLLAPRDYLSTFMKIGAVALLGVAIVILAPPLHMPAVTQFIDGSGPVFAGPVFPFCFITIACAAVSGFHSLIASGTTPKMITRESDIRVIGYGAMVTEMLVGVLALIAACSMQPGEYFAINVAGPSEQAVVDRVTALGYPVTLDQMNALAADVGEKTMVSRTGGAPTFAVGMAHLFSGVVGSKAALALWYHFAIMFEALFILTTIDAGTRVGRFLVQDLFGAVWKPLGNTGSAAGGALASIVFVAAWGWFLYQGVIDPLGGINSLWPIFGVANQLLAVLALSLGTTVLLKMGKRRYVWVTLAPLAWLVAVTFTAGLMKIFSADPRLGFLSAAKDFSAKLEAARVAGSATQAELARFSHLVFNNHVNAFVTGSFLVLVLCVVGVSVRQWIGLLKGTLPIAMREEPYAPVADFAGARLDARDPT; translated from the coding sequence GTGCCCCTCCCTAAGACTTTTCGTATCCTTGGCTGGTCGCTTGTCGCATTGATCGGTGCGGCCGCCACAGGCGTGGCCGCGCTCGCCAGAGGTGAGCCGGTGAATGCACTTTGGCTGGTGGTCGCGTCGGTCTGCGTCTTTGCGATCGCGTATCGTTTCCATAGCGCGTGGCTCGTCGCAAAAGTGCTCACGGTCGACGAGACCCGCGCAACACCGGCGATGCGGCAGGAGGACGGCAAAGACTATGTACGCACCCATCGCTGGGTGGTATTTGGGCACCATTTTGCGGCGATTGCCGGCCCCGGACCGCTTGTGGGGCCGGTGTTGGCGGCACAGTTTGGCTATCTGCCGGGCCTTCTTTGGATCCTGATTGGCGCCACTTTGGGAGGGGCGGTGCACGATTCGATTATCCTGTTCTGTTCCACGCGGCGCGGCGGAAAGTCGCTGGGGCAGATGATCCGCGACGAGATCGGGCCGTTTGCGGGAGGACTCGCGCTCATCAGCATTGTATCCATAATGGTGATACTTCTTGCGGTGCTTGCGCTCGTCGTGGTCAAGGCCCTGGCGGAGAGTCCGTGGGGGCTCTTCACCATTGCGATGACCATGCCCATAGCGCTCCTGATGGGGTTGGCGCTCCGCCATTGGTGTCCGGGGCGGGTGGGGGCGGTGAGCGTGGCCGGGTTGATTGCGCTCCTGGCGTCGGTGGCTGCAGGTCCCCACCTCCCTGACATTCAGCTGGGAGGCCATTCGCTCGCCGAATGGCTGACCCTGAAGAAGACGACGCTCGCGTGGTGGGTCATGGGGTATGGCTTATTGGCTTCGGTGCTGCCCGTCTGGCTCTTGCTCGCCCCTCGCGATTACCTGAGCACGTTCATGAAGATCGGGGCAGTGGCCTTGCTTGGAGTGGCGATTGTGATCCTTGCGCCGCCTCTTCACATGCCGGCAGTCACCCAGTTCATCGATGGAAGCGGCCCGGTCTTTGCCGGCCCCGTGTTTCCCTTCTGCTTCATCACCATCGCGTGTGCGGCCGTTTCCGGTTTCCATTCGTTGATTGCCTCCGGTACGACGCCCAAAATGATCACGCGCGAGAGCGACATTCGGGTCATTGGCTACGGTGCGATGGTGACGGAAATGCTGGTGGGGGTGCTCGCATTGATTGCTGCATGTTCGATGCAGCCGGGCGAGTATTTCGCGATCAATGTGGCGGGACCGAGCGAGCAGGCGGTGGTGGATCGGGTGACAGCGCTCGGCTACCCGGTGACACTGGACCAGATGAATGCCCTGGCGGCTGACGTGGGTGAAAAGACCATGGTGAGCCGCACCGGAGGTGCGCCGACATTCGCGGTCGGCATGGCGCATCTTTTTTCCGGCGTGGTGGGGAGCAAGGCGGCACTCGCGCTTTGGTACCATTTTGCGATCATGTTCGAGGCCCTGTTCATTCTCACCACGATCGATGCGGGCACCCGCGTCGGAAGATTCCTGGTGCAGGATTTGTTTGGAGCGGTGTGGAAGCCGCTTGGGAATACCGGCTCCGCCGCAGGCGGAGCATTGGCGAGTATTGTTTTCGTGGCGGCCTGGGGATGGTTTCTCTATCAGGGCGTGATCGATCCCCTCGGAGGGATCAATAGCCTCTGGCCGATCTTCGGCGTGGCGAATCAGCTTCTGGCCGTGCTCGCCCTTTCGTTGGGCACCACGGTGTTGCTCAAGATGGGCAAGAGACGGTATGTCTGGGTGACGCTCGCACCTCTGGCCTGGCTGGTGGCCGTCACGTTCACGGCCGGTTTGATGAAAATCTTCAGCGCGGACCCGCGGCTTGGATTTCTGAGCGCGGCAAAGGACTTCTCCGCCAAATTGGAGGCGGCGCGCGTGGCAGGCAGCGCGACCCAAGCCGAATTGGCGAGATTCTCCCACCTCGTTTTCAACAATCACGTCAACGCCTTCGTAACCGGTTCCTTTCTGGTCCTCGTACTGTGCGTCGTCGGCGTGAGCGTCCGGCAATGGATCGGTTTGCTGAAAGGAACGCTTCCCATCGCGATGCGTGAGGAACCGTACGCCCCTGTGGCGGATTTTGCAGGAGCGCGGCTCGACGCACGAGATCCGACTTGA
- the holA gene encoding DNA polymerase III subunit delta: protein MPSAKPFTFICGADDFLVQRAGRARYETLAAEITDEFSRETISGYVGNVGEVEEAVNRFREAVQTVSMFGGRRLVWLKDVNFLADTVTGRAESTLKLVEDLQLILAENDPEQVAILITASPIDRRRAFPKWCEKHGEFELCGADGDRAGEALAGVILQEAKTLGVEFGDGALELLLARVGANTRLLIEETHKLSTAIGERKVIEEQDVAELTPNVAEGDFFEVADLFFKGDLKGTLGALDRHFFSGGDSRPVIASLQNRNRLLLQVKALTTAQLATIGPRGLGSLDKAKGELARYFAGADEKSSYNVFSQNPWYLGKLAGGTLPSLARLIDNQHEFVTAFAELIERPDQQQDVMREMVVRCLAK from the coding sequence ATGCCTTCGGCCAAGCCCTTTACCTTTATCTGCGGTGCTGACGATTTTCTCGTGCAGCGCGCAGGCAGGGCGAGGTACGAGACGCTCGCGGCGGAGATTACGGATGAGTTCTCGCGCGAGACGATAAGCGGTTACGTTGGCAATGTGGGTGAGGTCGAGGAGGCCGTGAATCGCTTTCGGGAAGCGGTGCAGACGGTGTCGATGTTTGGAGGGCGGCGATTGGTTTGGCTGAAGGATGTCAATTTTCTGGCTGACACGGTTACCGGTCGCGCCGAAAGCACGCTGAAGCTTGTCGAGGACCTGCAGCTGATCCTCGCGGAGAATGATCCCGAGCAGGTGGCGATTCTCATCACGGCCTCGCCCATTGATCGACGGAGGGCGTTCCCCAAATGGTGCGAGAAACATGGCGAATTCGAGCTCTGCGGAGCCGACGGCGACCGGGCCGGCGAGGCGTTGGCCGGGGTCATTCTGCAGGAGGCCAAGACGCTTGGTGTCGAGTTTGGCGACGGTGCGCTCGAGCTGCTTTTGGCTCGGGTCGGTGCCAATACGAGGCTCCTAATCGAGGAGACGCACAAGCTTTCGACGGCGATTGGCGAGCGTAAGGTGATTGAAGAACAAGATGTTGCAGAGTTGACACCCAATGTGGCGGAGGGCGACTTCTTCGAGGTGGCCGACTTGTTCTTCAAGGGAGACCTCAAGGGTACTCTTGGGGCCCTCGACCGGCATTTCTTCTCGGGCGGAGATTCGCGGCCGGTGATCGCCTCATTGCAAAATCGCAACCGCCTGTTGCTGCAGGTGAAGGCACTGACCACTGCGCAACTCGCAACGATTGGCCCGCGGGGGCTGGGTAGCCTCGATAAGGCAAAGGGCGAGCTGGCCCGTTATTTTGCGGGGGCGGATGAGAAGAGCTCGTACAATGTCTTTAGCCAGAACCCCTGGTACCTCGGCAAACTGGCTGGAGGAACGCTTCCGTCACTCGCGCGCCTCATCGATAACCAGCATGAGTTTGTCACCGCCTTTGCCGAGCTTATCGAGCGACCCGACCAGCAACAGGACGTGATGCGCGAGATGGTCGTCCGCTGCCTGGCAAAATAA
- the purB gene encoding adenylosuccinate lyase produces the protein MSQDTFIPNVLAERYASPAMKAIWSPAGRISIERDYWIAVMKGQRALGLKIPSAAIAAYERVKDQVNLASIAERERKTLHDVKSRIEEFNDLAGHECIHLGLTSRDLTENVEQLQVHRSLKVVQLKAAAALAGLARQAKSHRKLMLTGRTHNVPAQPTTLGKRIAMFGEEFLGAFVHLQEVQQRYPVRGLKGAVGTQLDQLTLLGDDARKVQKLEQQILRHLGFKRALNAVGQVYPRSLDFEVVTALSQVAAAGASFATTLRLMAGQGLLTEGFQKGQVGSSAMPHKMNARNCERICGFATILAGHVTMTSGLAGHQWNEGDVSCSVVRRVVLPDAFFAIDGLLETLLNVLQQMDVFPAAIEAESKRNLPFLATTTILMEAVKAGAGRETAHEAIKEHALAAAKALRNGGDADLVGRLASDERVRLGRKELEAILSDSRRFVGAAPAQVDTFVRQATALARSVKGASAYEPLPLL, from the coding sequence ATGAGCCAAGACACCTTCATTCCCAACGTCCTCGCCGAGCGCTATGCCTCACCGGCCATGAAGGCCATCTGGTCTCCAGCAGGCCGTATCTCGATTGAGCGGGATTACTGGATCGCGGTGATGAAAGGCCAGCGCGCGCTCGGGCTGAAGATCCCCTCGGCGGCGATCGCGGCCTATGAGCGGGTGAAAGATCAGGTCAACCTCGCCTCCATTGCCGAACGCGAGCGGAAGACCCTGCACGACGTCAAGTCGCGCATCGAGGAGTTCAACGACCTTGCGGGACACGAGTGTATCCATTTGGGCCTTACAAGTCGCGACCTCACCGAAAACGTGGAGCAACTGCAGGTCCACCGTTCGCTGAAGGTGGTGCAGCTCAAGGCCGCGGCAGCGCTTGCGGGCCTTGCACGCCAGGCGAAGTCGCATCGGAAACTCATGTTGACGGGCCGCACCCACAACGTGCCGGCGCAACCGACCACGCTCGGAAAGCGAATTGCGATGTTTGGTGAGGAATTCCTCGGGGCGTTCGTGCACCTGCAGGAGGTGCAGCAGCGGTACCCCGTGCGCGGCTTGAAAGGGGCGGTCGGGACCCAGCTCGATCAGCTGACACTTCTCGGCGATGACGCCCGAAAGGTGCAGAAGCTCGAGCAGCAGATTCTCAGGCACCTTGGTTTCAAGCGCGCGCTCAACGCGGTCGGCCAGGTGTATCCTCGCAGCCTCGATTTTGAGGTGGTGACGGCGCTCTCCCAGGTCGCCGCCGCCGGCGCAAGCTTCGCCACCACGCTCCGGTTGATGGCGGGGCAGGGCTTGTTGACGGAGGGATTCCAAAAGGGCCAGGTCGGATCGTCGGCGATGCCGCACAAGATGAATGCCCGCAACTGCGAGCGCATCTGCGGTTTTGCGACGATCCTTGCCGGTCACGTGACCATGACGTCCGGGTTGGCCGGCCACCAGTGGAACGAGGGCGACGTGTCGTGTTCGGTGGTCCGACGCGTGGTATTGCCGGACGCATTCTTCGCGATCGATGGCTTGCTTGAGACCTTGCTCAACGTTCTGCAGCAGATGGATGTTTTCCCGGCTGCAATCGAGGCGGAGAGCAAACGCAATCTTCCCTTCCTTGCCACGACGACGATCCTCATGGAGGCGGTCAAGGCGGGCGCCGGTCGCGAGACCGCGCACGAGGCGATCAAGGAGCATGCCTTGGCCGCGGCGAAAGCGCTCAGGAATGGCGGCGACGCGGACCTGGTGGGTCGGCTCGCTTCTGACGAACGCGTACGCCTGGGTCGCAAGGAATTGGAGGCGATCCTGTCAGACTCCCGTCGCTTTGTCGGTGCGGCGCCCGCTCAGGTCGATACCTTTGTGCGCCAGGCCACGGCTCTTGCGCGCTCAGTCAAGGGAGCCTCTGCCTACGAGCCCCTTCCGCTGCTTTGA
- the yedA gene encoding drug/metabolite exporter YedA yields the protein MSNERPKSRVRFALVLALATIYLVWGSTYLGIRVAVESFPPFAMAGSRFLIAGAVLYSFLLLRGHSSPTRKQWRDNSLIGIFLLLGGNGLVCWAEVTVHSGIAALFVSAGPVFTVLLEWLWPGGERPTALTFAGLACGIAGVTWLAAPWEQADQQLVAAAGAFALLGACASWSVGAIFTRRSQHQPPALMAAAMQMLSGGVALTLVAGMRGELSGLHLVNFTEKSVFAFSYLVVVGSLIGFSTFAWLMKNTSPAIASTYAYVNPVVAVLLGWLLLNEPVSPHLGLAAVFIVSSVILITLGRSRASKAARISSDEAKS from the coding sequence GTGAGCAACGAAAGACCAAAAAGCCGCGTGCGGTTCGCGCTCGTGCTGGCTCTTGCGACGATTTACCTCGTGTGGGGCAGCACCTATCTTGGCATAAGGGTGGCGGTGGAGAGCTTTCCCCCTTTCGCGATGGCGGGCAGCCGGTTCCTGATCGCAGGCGCGGTTCTCTACTCGTTCCTTCTCCTCCGCGGCCATTCCTCGCCGACACGCAAACAATGGCGTGACAACTCCCTCATCGGCATCTTTCTGCTGCTCGGGGGAAATGGCCTCGTGTGTTGGGCTGAGGTCACGGTGCACTCCGGCATCGCCGCGCTTTTCGTCTCCGCGGGACCTGTCTTTACGGTACTTCTCGAATGGCTTTGGCCGGGCGGTGAGCGACCGACTGCGCTCACCTTCGCGGGCTTGGCGTGCGGAATTGCCGGTGTGACGTGGCTGGCCGCCCCTTGGGAACAAGCGGACCAGCAACTCGTTGCCGCCGCAGGAGCCTTCGCCCTGCTGGGCGCCTGCGCCTCGTGGTCGGTCGGGGCCATCTTTACCCGCAGAAGCCAGCATCAGCCCCCGGCGCTGATGGCCGCCGCCATGCAGATGTTGTCAGGCGGCGTGGCCCTCACGCTCGTTGCCGGGATGCGCGGGGAACTGTCGGGTTTGCACCTGGTCAATTTCACCGAGAAGTCGGTCTTCGCGTTCTCCTACCTGGTCGTTGTGGGCTCGCTCATCGGCTTTTCCACCTTCGCCTGGCTTATGAAGAACACTTCCCCCGCCATCGCCTCTACCTACGCATATGTAAACCCCGTGGTGGCCGTGCTGCTGGGCTGGCTCCTGCTCAACGAGCCAGTGAGCCCACACCTCGGCCTTGCCGCCGTGTTCATTGTGAGTAGCGTCATTCTGATCACCCTCGGTCGATCACGAGCCTCGAAAGCAGCCCGGATTTCAAGCGACGAGGCGAAGTCCTGA